CTGGAAGGCCAAGAACCAACTCCCCCTGTACGACCGCATCCTGCAGGCGGCCGGCACGGCCATGGAGCAGGAGGGCATCGACGCGCTGCGCCTCGACCGCGTGGCGCGCGCCGTGGGCTGCTCGCGCTCGTCGCTCTACCGCTACTTCGACGCCAAGGAGGCGCTCATCCTGGCGGTGCTCGAGAAGCGCGTCATCGCCATGGCGCAGCGCATCGAGATCGAGCTCGAGCCGGTGGAGGACCCGGCCGACCGGCTCATCACGGGCATCGTGCGCGCCGTGGAGCTGGCCCACTCCGACCCGCAGTTCGTGGCGCTCTTCAGCGAGCCCAACAGCCCCACGGTGGTGCGCATCGCGGGCACCGCGCTCCCGCAGCTGCTCGAGCCGGTCATCGGTGCACTGCTGCCGCTCGCCGCGGACGGCGGCCTGCTGCCGGAAGACGTGCCCACCGAGGAGGCCGCGCGCTGGGTGGTCATGATCGTGGTGGGGCTGCTGACGTTCGACTCGAGCCGGGCCGCCGACCGTGACGCGCTGGTGCAGTACCTCGAGCGCTTCTTGATCCCGTCGCTCACGGGCGCGGGGACGTGGCGGCGCCAGCCGAGCTGACGCCGTTCACCTCACTTGGGCGGCATGCGGATGCCGCCGTCCACGCGAATGACCTCGCCGTTCATGTACGGGTT
This portion of the Sandaracinaceae bacterium genome encodes:
- a CDS encoding TetR/AcrR family transcriptional regulator — encoded protein: MSDAAPDWKAKNQLPLYDRILQAAGTAMEQEGIDALRLDRVARAVGCSRSSLYRYFDAKEALILAVLEKRVIAMAQRIEIELEPVEDPADRLITGIVRAVELAHSDPQFVALFSEPNSPTVVRIAGTALPQLLEPVIGALLPLAADGGLLPEDVPTEEAARWVVMIVVGLLTFDSSRAADRDALVQYLERFLIPSLTGAGTWRRQPS